The Hevea brasiliensis isolate MT/VB/25A 57/8 chromosome 1, ASM3005281v1, whole genome shotgun sequence DNA segment ataccacatatgaaatttatatcactctttttcttttctctctctctctctaatccTCCTCATACTCTCTCTTATCACTCTCCCTCTCTATCTTTTATCTCGATGGAAAACAAAAAGTAAATTACTATCTATTCCCTCCCTTTTAAAACCGAAAACAAAAAATTTCGAGAATAATTTTTTAGGGTTCATTTTCTAgtcaaatttttttatttgtttcttaGTCCTCCAACATGCTTTCTTGTTGCTTTTCGAATTTGTTATGAACAATTCTCAATTTAAAAAGTTGAAGGGCTGAagtgtaataaattttaaaattgagaGATTTTAGTGTaacaaattttgaagttgagagaTTTTACGATAACAAATTAAAAATGGAGGATGAAAGTATAATCATTTTAAAAGTACAGACTTCACAAATTCTAGAGTCGCGAGATTTTATGATAATAAACTAAAAATAGAGATATGTAACAAATTCAAAAGTTGAGGGACGACTAATAAAAATTAGCATGAGAAATTGAAGAGTGAAATGATatgtttgagaaaaaaaaaaaaaggaaagaaataaagtTTCGGCAGCCACTAAGCCCAAGCCCATTTCTGAAAAGCCGAATCCGAACCTAAAAATAACCCAACCATTGTCTTCTACAATTTCCTTTCACGACCAAAAGAAAATAACCCGAGAGATATCAAGGAGACATCGAAACTACAGACCCTCTCTGCGATCTCTGATTTAAACGACATTGTTCTTATATCCGTTAAACAACCATGTCTTCTGGTTTCAGTGGCGATGAAACTGCACCTTTCTTTGGCTTCCTTGGCGCCGCTGCCGCTCTCGTCTTCTCCTGTAACCATAATTCTATAATTTGCCTTTgcttattctctctctctctctctctctctttgtttttgaattatatatataattttagatCTTACTGTGTGattctttttattttaacttCTACGTGTTTGGTTTCCGATAATCTGATGGAAAATGAAGTTATTTAGGTTTCTGATTGTTCGATCGATCTGATGCAATCATATGCTTACGTAATCTCATCTTATTTATGATTCGTTGTTTCTTAATCTTAATTCCAAGTTTTGTCTTCGATTGGGAGTGTTATTGATGTTGCTGTAGATCTTTGATTATATTGCTTATTGGTATTGTCAGAGTTCATTGTTGTTGCCTATTGTATAAGCTCGCTTAGTTTGGGATCCATTGCTTGTTTCTCAATTACTTATGGAAGACAAGGGACACAGATCATTGAGATTCAAATTGAACACTGTTTTATTTGCAAAGATTAATTTGCGAAACATTGTATTCAAGTGCTTTAAAATAGCAAAATAAAAAGAAGTTTCACTCTCTTTGATATGAATATTAAAGTTTTAAGTTTAATTTGGTGTTTAGGTATGGGAGCGGCATATGGAACAGCTAAGAGTGGTGTTGGTGTGGCATCGATGGGAGTGATGAGGCCTGAACTTGTGATGAAGTCAATTGTGCCAGTTGTTATGGCTGGTGTGTTGGGTATATATGGGTTGATTATTGCAGTTATTATCAGTACTGGAATTAACCCTAAGGCCAAGTCGTATTACCTGTTTGATGGGTATGCACATCTTTCATCTGGTCTTGCTTGTGGCCTTGCTGGGCTTTCTGCTGGAATGGCCATTGGAATTGTTGGTGATGCTGGTGTCAGGTATATCTTCTGTCTTTTTTATATACAGATATGTGGGGAATAATTCTGCCGTTAACTGATTGATTTCTGTCATGAATTTGTATTGTTAATTTGCCTCAACCAACACTGAttttttctttcattatttgaaAAGCTATTTTGTGGCTTGTTCCAAACTTTGCACTTGTTAATCTAATGTGTTATACCAGATAAATGAAAATTCTAACTACTCCTGGTATACTGTAGAATAGTGCTCTTTGCATTCACATATGTGTAGTACCCTCCATAAATCAGGGGAGGTGGATTCCACATTTATGTGGGTG contains these protein-coding regions:
- the LOC110649180 gene encoding V-type proton ATPase 16 kDa proteolipid subunit, with product MSSGFSGDETAPFFGFLGAAAALVFSCMGAAYGTAKSGVGVASMGVMRPELVMKSIVPVVMAGVLGIYGLIIAVIISTGINPKAKSYYLFDGYAHLSSGLACGLAGLSAGMAIGIVGDAGVRANAQQPKLFVGMILILIFAEALALYGLIVGIILSSRAGQSRAD